Proteins encoded in a region of the Poecilia reticulata strain Guanapo linkage group LG14, Guppy_female_1.0+MT, whole genome shotgun sequence genome:
- the LOC103475476 gene encoding thy-1 membrane glycoprotein — translation MLTSLFLSGILGGLLIQVQPQLISVCLEEDEDLRVDCRIEPKPNKINSYEFSWSSGTKEALINTNVSGSAAEAQFRDRSEVVELDPHGYRMTLKGFTNTLPHNTTYMCKISGQVESINVEKEQLQPCSAVSLFLKSSWSWIVPLLIFLFHTHC, via the exons ATGCTCACATCTCTGTTTCTAAGTGGGATACTTGGAG GGCTGCTGATCCAAGTGCAACCTCAGCTGATCTCTGTGTGCTTGGAAGAGGATGAGGACCTGAGAGTCGACTGCCGGATCGAGCCCAAGCCCAACAAAATCAACAGTTACGAGTTTTCCTGGTCATCTGGAACCAAGGAGGCCCTGATCAACACGAATGTTTCCGGCTCAGCTGCAGAGGCCCAGTTCAGAGACAGAAGCGAAGTGGTGGAGCTTGATCCCCATGGCTATAGGATGACTCTGAAAGGCTTTACAAACACACTCCCACACAACACCACCTACATGTGTAAAATATCTGGGCAGGTTGAGAGTATCAACGTGGAGAAAG AACAACTGCAGCCTTGCTCGGCTGTCAGCCTGTTTCTGAAGAGCTCGTGGTCCTGGATCGTCCCCCTGCTGATCTTCCTCTTTCATACACACTGCTGA